From Oncorhynchus tshawytscha isolate Ot180627B linkage group LG11, Otsh_v2.0, whole genome shotgun sequence, the proteins below share one genomic window:
- the LOC121847782 gene encoding uncharacterized protein LOC121847782 isoform X4, which produces MANCMVFHTQIASIMEVLANAAVAEICKLVDDDYAVIRLEMSQSQKENRGLRRKLQLLELKVARERAERVLASRPSSVKILDRYRGMARGTFMARGEGHLTGGHRGFVKPVGHNTWRDDQPITVDEGSGTSTQHVIVIEYADAEAAGPGVKQERSEGEENKRHNIDIQTGAAAGVVPPVATEDSSTTPSQPRTRRSITEEGEGPEVQLIEEGCEEGLGNPEGTMVIEDNQTTPPESTKEPVEQHRTTHSLTETAVHEDLLISGVAGGRDWTSEAAGHKAWPRIRTLDQEQSLLFPESEQESNHKGQRLHHHTEHNRWTGGLNNLSPGGHQRDRGSSQGSSLQPRDRQRQTLLFL; this is translated from the exons atggctaactgtatggtttttcacactcaaatagcctccatcatggaggtgTTAGCAaatgcagccgtggcagagatatgtaaactcgtagacgacgactatgcagtgaTCCGTTTGGAAATgtctcaaagccagaaagaaaacaggggattgcggaggaaactacagctactGGAACTAAAGGTGGCGCGGGAGCGCGCAGAGCGCGTCCTCGccagtcgtcccagtagtgtcaagatcctcgaccgatacagaggaatggcaagaggtacatttatggcaagag gtgaaggacatctcactggaggccacaggGGCTTTGTGAAGCCAGTGGgacacaatacatggagagatgaccaaccaatcactgttgatgaggggagtggaacctcaacccagcacgTTATCGTTATAGAG TATGCAGATGCAGAGGCTGCAGGTCCTGGGGTTAAGCAGGAGAggtctgaaggagaggagaacaaACGACACAACATAGACATCCAGACTGGAGCAGCGGCTGGAGTGGTTCCCCCTGTGGCTACAGAGGACTCTTCCACCACCCCATCGCAGCCCAGGACGCGACGCagcatcacggag GAGGGGGAGGGTCCAGAGGTGCAGCTAAtagaggaggggtgtgaggagggtctggggaaccctgaggggaccatggtcattgaggacaaccagactacacctcctgAATCCACAAAGGAACCAGTTGAGCAGCACAGaaccacacacagtctcactgag ACTGCAGTCCATGAGGACCTGCTGATATCTGGTGTTGCTGGTGGGAGAGACTGGACATCTGAAGCAGCTGGTCACAAAGCCTGGCCCCGGATCAGAACCCTGGATCAGGAGCAGTCACTCTTATTTCCCGAGTCGGAACAAGAATCAAACCACAAGGGACAGCGActccaccaccacacagaacacaaccggtggacaggtggactgaacaacctcagtcctggtggtcatcagagagacagaggctccagtcagggatccagtctgcaacccagagacagacagagacagaccctcCTATTCCTATGA
- the LOC121847782 gene encoding zinc finger and SCAN domain-containing protein 26-like isoform X3 — protein MANCMVFHTQIASIMEVLANAAVAEICKLVDDDYAVIRLEMSQSQKENRGLRRKLQLLELKVARERAERVLASRPSSVKILDRYRGMARGHLTGGHRGFVKPVGHNTWRDDQPITVDEGSGTSTQHVIVIEYADAEAAGPGVKQERSEGEENKRHNIDIQTGAAAGVVPPVATEDSSTTPSQPRTRRSITEVSGTLNAVLKSETDTETLIVTQRLLHTGSDHRSDPERLGPLGCSPAPSSEYLLYGNPSPRTVHSHQDSGDVLETGNDPSCSYTTEPDTGNIPLGLETQTVLSRGDWNQYSSSVYSEGCVEGLVVDKVTVKVEGDVPPTWNADSHLGDRHSQGRDFLENRESLETNPNVVTHSPLHAFSGRDPVSTSMRPSDSHSRVLFDQVLNSNDRARAQAQGVGATSGNSKEKRFLYKFCNKGFSCTQKVDIHQRVHTEEKPFICTQCHMRFAQAGTLKRHQRVHTGEKPFKCTQCHMRFAQAGDLKRHQRVHTGEKPFRCPQCEKRFSRQDQLKMHLKIHMEERPFA, from the exons atggctaactgtatggtttttcacactcaaatagcctccatcatggaggtgTTAGCAaatgcagccgtggcagagatatgtaaactcgtagacgacgactatgcagtgaTCCGTTTGGAAATgtctcaaagccagaaagaaaacaggggattgcggaggaaactacagctactGGAACTAAAGGTGGCGCGGGAGCGCGCAGAGCGCGTCCTCGccagtcgtcccagtagtgtcaagatcctcgaccgatacagaggaatggcaagag gacatctcactggaggccacaggGGCTTTGTGAAGCCAGTGGgacacaatacatggagagatgaccaaccaatcactgttgatgaggggagtggaacctcaacccagcacgTTATCGTTATAGAG TATGCAGATGCAGAGGCTGCAGGTCCTGGGGTTAAGCAGGAGAggtctgaaggagaggagaacaaACGACACAACATAGACATCCAGACTGGAGCAGCGGCTGGAGTGGTTCCCCCTGTGGCTACAGAGGACTCTTCCACCACCCCATCGCAGCCCAGGACGCGACGCagcatcacggaggtcagtggaacgcTGAACGCCGTCCTCAAGTCAGAGACTGACACAGAGACTTTAATTGTAACACAAAGGCTTTTGCACACAGGATCTGACCAcagatcagacccagagagactggGGCCACTGGGCTGTTCTCCTGCTCCCAGTTCAGAGTATTTACTTTACGGTAACCCAAGCCCGAGGACGGTTCATTCTCATCAGGACTCAGGTGACGTGTTAGAGACTGGCAATGATCCGTCTTGTTCTTACACTACAGAGCCGGACACTGGCAACATTCCCTTGGGTTTAGAgacacagactgttctctctagaGGGGATTGGaaccagtacagtagtagtgtatactctgaagggtgcGTGGAGGGTCTGGTCGTAGATAAAGtgactgtgaaagtggagggCGACGTCCCTCCCACATGGAATGCAGATAGTCACCTAGGAGACAGACATTCACAGGGCAGAGATTTCTTAGAAAACAGGGAAAGCTTGGAGACAAATCCAAATGTCGTTACCCACTCCCCTTTACACGCATTCAGCGGTCGCGACCCAGTGTCCACGTCGATGCGGCCTTCCGATTCGCACAGCCGTGTCCTTTTCgatcaggtattgaactcaaacGACAGGGCTAGAGCCCAGGCTCAGGGAGTGGGAGCTACGTCAGGCAAtagtaaagagaaacggttcctGTACAagttctgtaacaaaggcttcagctgcACCCAGAAGGTGGacatccaccagagggtccacacagagGAGAAACCATTCatctgtacccagtgtcacatgcgcttcgCCCAAGCTGGCaccctgaagaggcaccagagggtccacacaggagagaaacccttcaaatgtacccagtgtcacatgcgcttcgCCCAGGCCggtgacctgaagaggcaccagagggtccacacgggggagaaacccttcaggtgcccccagtgtgagaagaggttctcccgccAGGACCAGCTGAAGATGCATCTGAAGATCCACATGGAAGAAAGGCCGTTTGCGTAG
- the LOC121847782 gene encoding zinc finger and SCAN domain-containing protein 26-like isoform X2: MANCMVFHTQIASIMEVLANAAVAEICKLVDDDYAVIRLEMSQSQKENRGLRRKLQLLELKVARERAERVLASRPSSVKILDRYRGMARGEGHLTGGHRGFVKPVGHNTWRDDQPITVDEGSGTSTQHVIVIEYADAEAAGPGVKQERSEGEENKRHNIDIQTGAAAGVVPPVATEDSSTTPSQPRTRRSITEVSGTLNAVLKSETDTETLIVTQRLLHTGSDHRSDPERLGPLGCSPAPSSEYLLYGNPSPRTVHSHQDSGDVLETGNDPSCSYTTEPDTGNIPLGLETQTVLSRGDWNQYSSSVYSEGCVEGLVVDKVTVKVEGDVPPTWNADSHLGDRHSQGRDFLENRESLETNPNVVTHSPLHAFSGRDPVSTSMRPSDSHSRVLFDQVLNSNDRARAQAQGVGATSGNSKEKRFLYKFCNKGFSCTQKVDIHQRVHTEEKPFICTQCHMRFAQAGTLKRHQRVHTGEKPFKCTQCHMRFAQAGDLKRHQRVHTGEKPFRCPQCEKRFSRQDQLKMHLKIHMEERPFA, encoded by the exons atggctaactgtatggtttttcacactcaaatagcctccatcatggaggtgTTAGCAaatgcagccgtggcagagatatgtaaactcgtagacgacgactatgcagtgaTCCGTTTGGAAATgtctcaaagccagaaagaaaacaggggattgcggaggaaactacagctactGGAACTAAAGGTGGCGCGGGAGCGCGCAGAGCGCGTCCTCGccagtcgtcccagtagtgtcaagatcctcgaccgatacagaggaatggcaagag gtgaaggacatctcactggaggccacaggGGCTTTGTGAAGCCAGTGGgacacaatacatggagagatgaccaaccaatcactgttgatgaggggagtggaacctcaacccagcacgTTATCGTTATAGAG TATGCAGATGCAGAGGCTGCAGGTCCTGGGGTTAAGCAGGAGAggtctgaaggagaggagaacaaACGACACAACATAGACATCCAGACTGGAGCAGCGGCTGGAGTGGTTCCCCCTGTGGCTACAGAGGACTCTTCCACCACCCCATCGCAGCCCAGGACGCGACGCagcatcacggaggtcagtggaacgcTGAACGCCGTCCTCAAGTCAGAGACTGACACAGAGACTTTAATTGTAACACAAAGGCTTTTGCACACAGGATCTGACCAcagatcagacccagagagactggGGCCACTGGGCTGTTCTCCTGCTCCCAGTTCAGAGTATTTACTTTACGGTAACCCAAGCCCGAGGACGGTTCATTCTCATCAGGACTCAGGTGACGTGTTAGAGACTGGCAATGATCCGTCTTGTTCTTACACTACAGAGCCGGACACTGGCAACATTCCCTTGGGTTTAGAgacacagactgttctctctagaGGGGATTGGaaccagtacagtagtagtgtatactctgaagggtgcGTGGAGGGTCTGGTCGTAGATAAAGtgactgtgaaagtggagggCGACGTCCCTCCCACATGGAATGCAGATAGTCACCTAGGAGACAGACATTCACAGGGCAGAGATTTCTTAGAAAACAGGGAAAGCTTGGAGACAAATCCAAATGTCGTTACCCACTCCCCTTTACACGCATTCAGCGGTCGCGACCCAGTGTCCACGTCGATGCGGCCTTCCGATTCGCACAGCCGTGTCCTTTTCgatcaggtattgaactcaaacGACAGGGCTAGAGCCCAGGCTCAGGGAGTGGGAGCTACGTCAGGCAAtagtaaagagaaacggttcctGTACAagttctgtaacaaaggcttcagctgcACCCAGAAGGTGGacatccaccagagggtccacacagagGAGAAACCATTCatctgtacccagtgtcacatgcgcttcgCCCAAGCTGGCaccctgaagaggcaccagagggtccacacaggagagaaacccttcaaatgtacccagtgtcacatgcgcttcgCCCAGGCCggtgacctgaagaggcaccagagggtccacacgggggagaaacccttcaggtgcccccagtgtgagaagaggttctcccgccAGGACCAGCTGAAGATGCATCTGAAGATCCACATGGAAGAAAGGCCGTTTGCGTAG
- the LOC121847782 gene encoding zinc finger and SCAN domain-containing protein 26-like isoform X1, giving the protein MANCMVFHTQIASIMEVLANAAVAEICKLVDDDYAVIRLEMSQSQKENRGLRRKLQLLELKVARERAERVLASRPSSVKILDRYRGMARGTFMARGEGHLTGGHRGFVKPVGHNTWRDDQPITVDEGSGTSTQHVIVIEYADAEAAGPGVKQERSEGEENKRHNIDIQTGAAAGVVPPVATEDSSTTPSQPRTRRSITEVSGTLNAVLKSETDTETLIVTQRLLHTGSDHRSDPERLGPLGCSPAPSSEYLLYGNPSPRTVHSHQDSGDVLETGNDPSCSYTTEPDTGNIPLGLETQTVLSRGDWNQYSSSVYSEGCVEGLVVDKVTVKVEGDVPPTWNADSHLGDRHSQGRDFLENRESLETNPNVVTHSPLHAFSGRDPVSTSMRPSDSHSRVLFDQVLNSNDRARAQAQGVGATSGNSKEKRFLYKFCNKGFSCTQKVDIHQRVHTEEKPFICTQCHMRFAQAGTLKRHQRVHTGEKPFKCTQCHMRFAQAGDLKRHQRVHTGEKPFRCPQCEKRFSRQDQLKMHLKIHMEERPFA; this is encoded by the exons atggctaactgtatggtttttcacactcaaatagcctccatcatggaggtgTTAGCAaatgcagccgtggcagagatatgtaaactcgtagacgacgactatgcagtgaTCCGTTTGGAAATgtctcaaagccagaaagaaaacaggggattgcggaggaaactacagctactGGAACTAAAGGTGGCGCGGGAGCGCGCAGAGCGCGTCCTCGccagtcgtcccagtagtgtcaagatcctcgaccgatacagaggaatggcaagaggtacatttatggcaagag gtgaaggacatctcactggaggccacaggGGCTTTGTGAAGCCAGTGGgacacaatacatggagagatgaccaaccaatcactgttgatgaggggagtggaacctcaacccagcacgTTATCGTTATAGAG TATGCAGATGCAGAGGCTGCAGGTCCTGGGGTTAAGCAGGAGAggtctgaaggagaggagaacaaACGACACAACATAGACATCCAGACTGGAGCAGCGGCTGGAGTGGTTCCCCCTGTGGCTACAGAGGACTCTTCCACCACCCCATCGCAGCCCAGGACGCGACGCagcatcacggaggtcagtggaacgcTGAACGCCGTCCTCAAGTCAGAGACTGACACAGAGACTTTAATTGTAACACAAAGGCTTTTGCACACAGGATCTGACCAcagatcagacccagagagactggGGCCACTGGGCTGTTCTCCTGCTCCCAGTTCAGAGTATTTACTTTACGGTAACCCAAGCCCGAGGACGGTTCATTCTCATCAGGACTCAGGTGACGTGTTAGAGACTGGCAATGATCCGTCTTGTTCTTACACTACAGAGCCGGACACTGGCAACATTCCCTTGGGTTTAGAgacacagactgttctctctagaGGGGATTGGaaccagtacagtagtagtgtatactctgaagggtgcGTGGAGGGTCTGGTCGTAGATAAAGtgactgtgaaagtggagggCGACGTCCCTCCCACATGGAATGCAGATAGTCACCTAGGAGACAGACATTCACAGGGCAGAGATTTCTTAGAAAACAGGGAAAGCTTGGAGACAAATCCAAATGTCGTTACCCACTCCCCTTTACACGCATTCAGCGGTCGCGACCCAGTGTCCACGTCGATGCGGCCTTCCGATTCGCACAGCCGTGTCCTTTTCgatcaggtattgaactcaaacGACAGGGCTAGAGCCCAGGCTCAGGGAGTGGGAGCTACGTCAGGCAAtagtaaagagaaacggttcctGTACAagttctgtaacaaaggcttcagctgcACCCAGAAGGTGGacatccaccagagggtccacacagagGAGAAACCATTCatctgtacccagtgtcacatgcgcttcgCCCAAGCTGGCaccctgaagaggcaccagagggtccacacaggagagaaacccttcaaatgtacccagtgtcacatgcgcttcgCCCAGGCCggtgacctgaagaggcaccagagggtccacacgggggagaaacccttcaggtgcccccagtgtgagaagaggttctcccgccAGGACCAGCTGAAGATGCATCTGAAGATCCACATGGAAGAAAGGCCGTTTGCGTAG